One Callospermophilus lateralis isolate mCalLat2 chromosome 6, mCalLat2.hap1, whole genome shotgun sequence genomic region harbors:
- the Notch4 gene encoding neurogenic locus notch homolog protein 4 isoform X3: MPGEQCQLRDFCSANPCINGGVCLATYPQIQCRCPPGFEGHACQHDVNECFQDPGLCPKGTSCHNTLGSYQCLCPAGREGPHCELRTGPCPLAGCSNGGTCQLVPGGDTTFHFCLCPPGFTGLDCEVNPDDCIEHHCQNGGICQDGLGTYTCLCPETWTGWDCSEDVDECEVHGPPHCKNGGTCQNLPGSFHCVCVSGWGGTGCEENLDDCVAATCAPGSTCIDHVGFFSCLCPPGRTGLLCHLEDMCLSQPCHGEAQCSTNPLTGSTLCVCQPGYSGPTCHQDLDECQMAQQGPSPCEHGGSCLNTPGSFNCLCPPGYTGSRCEADHNECLSQPCHPGSTCLDLLATFHCLCPPGLEGLLCEVETNECASAPCLNQADCHDLRNGFLCVCQPGFTGTQCEEDIDECRSSPCANGGQCQDQPGAFHCKCLPGFEGPQCDTEVDECLSSPCPSGASCLDLPGAFFCLCPSGFTGQLCEVPLCAPNLCQPEQKCQGQENKIHCLCPSGSLGCAPAEDNCTCHHGHCQRSSCVCDVGWTGPECEAELGACISTPCAHGGTCYPQPSGYNCTCPTGYTGPTCSEEVTACHSEPCLNGGSCSPSPGGYSCICLPSHTGPHCQTIIDHCVSAPCLNGGTCVNRTGTFSCLCAVGFQGPHCEGRIHSSCADSPCRNRATCQDGPQGPRCLCPPGYTGESCQTLMDLCAQKPCPHNAHCLQSGPSFQCLCLQGWTGPLCNIPQSSCQKAALSQGIEVSALCQNGGLCIDRGPSYFCHCPPGFQGSLCQDNMNPCESRPCQNGATCVAQPNGYLCQCAPGYNGQNCSKEIDACQSQPCHNHGTCTPILGGFNCACPPGFVGLRCEGDVDECLDKPCHPTGTAACHSLANAFYCQCLPGHTGQWCEVEIDPCQSQPCSHGGSCEVTAGPPRGFTCHCPQGFEGPTCSHRVPSCGIYHCHHGGLCLPSPKPGFPPRCACLNGFEGPDCLTPPAPQGCGPPSPCLHNGSCSETPGLGGPGFRCSCPPDSPGPRCQRPGAKGCEGRSGDGACDTGCSGPGGNWDGGDCSLGVPDPWKGCPSHSRCWLLFRDGQCHPQCDSEECLFDGYDCEPPPSCTPAYDQYCQDHFHNGHCEKGCNTAECGWDGGDCRPEDGDLEWGPSLALLVVLSPTALDQQLLALARVLSLTLRVGLWVRKDSNGRDMVFPYPGARAEEELRGTHDPSHAEEADPDMQLLGKEKDSLGAGFVVVMGVDLSHCGPDHPASRCPWDSGLLLRFLAAMAAVGALEPLLPAPLLAAHPHTGSAPPTKQLPWTVLCSPVAGVLLLALGALLVLQLIRRRRREHGALWLPPGFTRRPRTQQTPRRRRPPLGEDSIGLKELKPEAEVEEDGVVMCSGPEEEEEVNQAEEMAPPSKCQLWPLSGGCGELPQVAMLTPPQESEIEVSDVNACGPDGVTPLMSAVCCGRVESRTFQGAWLGSPEPWELLLDGGACPQAHTVGTGETPLHLAARFSRPTAARRLLEAGANPNQPDRAGRTPLHAAVAADAREVCQLLLGSRQTAVDARTEDGTTPLMLAARLAVEDLVEELIAAQADVGARDKWGKTALHWAAAVNNARAARSLLQAGADKDAQDSREQTPLFLAAREGAMEVAQLLLGLGAARGLRDQAGLAPSDIARQRNHWDLLTLLEGAGPPEARHKATPSRETGAFPRARTASGSVPAHGGGAVPRCRTLSAGAGPRGGGACLQSRTLSVDLAARGARAYPHCRSLSGGGAGGGPPSRGRRFSAGMRGSRPNPAKVRGKSGVVAARGGRTVADEWPCDWVTLETCGPSPNIPIPPPCLTPSPERGSPQVVWGLPVQQVIPLNSEGEGQK, translated from the exons ATGCCAG GCGAGCAGTGCCAGCTTCGGGACTTCTGTTCAGCCAACCCCTGCATCAATGGAGGCGTATGTCTGGCCACATACCCCCAGATCCAGTGCCGCTGCccacctggctttgagggtcatgCCTGCCAACATGATGTCAATGAGTGCTTCCAGGACCCTGGACTCTGCCCTAAAGGCACCTCCTGCCATAATACCCTGGGCTCCTACCAATGTCTCTGCCCTGCAGGGCGGGAAGGTCCACACTGTGAGCTCCGAACAGGACCCTGCCCGCTGGCAGGCTGTTCAAATGGGGGCACCTGCCAGCTGGTGCCAGGGGGAGACACCACCTTTCACTTCTGCCTCTGCCCCCCAG GCTTCACAGGCCTAGACTGCGAGGTGAATCCAGATGACTGTATTGAGCACCACTGTCAGAATGGGGGCATTTGCCAGGATGGACTGGGCACCTACACCTGCCTCTGCCCAGAGACTTGGACAG GCTGGGATTGCTCTGAAGATGTGgatgaatgtgaggttcatggtCCCCCTCACTGCAAAAATGGGGGTACCTGCCAGAACTTGCCTGGCAGCTTTcactgtgtatgtgtgagtgGCTGGGGAGGCACAGGCTGTGAAGAGAACCTGGATGACTGTGTTGCTGCTACCTGTGCTCCTGGATCCACCTGCATTGACCACGTGGGCTTCTTTTCCTGCCTCTGCCCACCTGGGCGCACAG GCCTCCTATGCCACCTGGAAGATATGTGTCTGAGCCAGCCATGCCATGGGGAAGCCCAATGCAGCACCAACCCCCTGACGGGCTCCACACTCTGCGTGTGCCAACCTGGCTACTCAGGGCCCACCTGCCACCAAGACCTGGATGAGTGTCAGATGG CCCAGCAAGGTCCCAGTCCCTGTGAACATGGTGGTTCCTGCCTCAACACCCCTGGCTCCTTCAACTGCCTCTGTCCACCTGGCTACACGGGCTCCCGCTGTGAGGCTGATCATAATGAGTGCCTGTCCCAGCCCTGCCACCCAGGCAGCACCTGCCTGGACCTCCTTGCCACCTTCCACTGCCTCTGCCCACCAG GTTTAGAAGGGCTACTCTGTGAGGTGGAGACCAATGAGTGTGCCTCGGCTCCTTGCCTGAACCAAGCTGACTGTCATGACCTGCGCAACGGCTTCCTGTGTGTCTGCCAGCCTG GATTCACTGGCACCCAGTGTGAGGAAGACATCGATGAATGCAGAAGCTCTCCCTGTGCCAATGGTGGGCAGTGCCAGGACCAACCTGGAGCCTTCCATTGCAAGTGTCTCCCAG GCTTTGAAGGGCCACAGTGTGACACAGAGGTGGACGAGTGTCTGAGTAGCCCATGCCCCAGTGGAGCCAGCTGCCTTGATCTGCCAGGAGCCTTCTTTTGCCTGTGCCCCTCTGGCTTCACAG GCCAGCTCTGTGAGGTTCCCCTGTGTGCCCCCAACCTGTGCCAGCCTGAGCAGAAATGCCAGGGTCAGGAAAATAAGATCCACTGCCTCTGCCCCAGTGGAAGCCTTGGCTGTGCCCCTGCTGAGGACAACTGCACCTGCCACCATGGGCATTGCCAGAG ATCTTCATGTGTGTGTGATGTGGGCTGGACAGGGCCAGAGTGTGAGGCAGAGCTGGGGGCCTGCATCTCCACACCCTGTGCCCATGGAGGGACCtgctatccccagccctctggctACAACTGCACCTGCCCCACAGGCTACACAG GGCCCACCTGTAGTGAGGAGGTGACAGCTTGTCACTCAGAGCCCTGTCTCAATGGTGGCTCCTGTAGTCCCAGCCCTGGAGGTTACTCTTGCATCTGCCTTCCAAGCCACACAGGGCCCCATTGCCAAACCATCATTGACCACTGCGTGTCTG CCCCGTGCCTCAATGGGGGTACCTGTGTGAACAGGACTGGCACCTTCTCCTGCCTCTGTGCAGTGGGCTTCCAGGGTCCACACTGTGAGGGAAGGATCCACTCCAGCTGTGCAGACAG CCCCTGTAGGAACAGGGCAACCTGCCAAGATGGCCCTCAGGGCCCCCGCTGCCTCTGCCCTCCTGGATACACAGGAGAAAGCTGCCAG ACTCTGATGGACTTATGTGCCCAGAAGCCCTGTCCACACAATGCCCACTGCCTCCAGAGTGGGCCCTCCTTCCAGTGCCTGTGCCTCCAGGGATGGACCGGGCCTCTCTGCAACATTCCACAGTCCTCCTGCCAGAAGGCTGCGCTGAGCCAAG GCATAGAAGTCTCTGCCCTGTGCCAGAATGGAGGCCTTTGCATTGACAGAGGCCCCTCCTATTTCTGCCACTGCCCCCCTGGATTCCAAGGCAGTTTATGCCAGGATAACATGAACCCCTGTGAATCCCGGCCTTGTCAGAATGGGGCCACCTGTGTGGCCCAGCCCAATGGCTATCTCTGCCAG TGTGCCCCAGGCTACAATGGACAGAACTGCTCAAAGGAAATTGATGCTTGTCAGTCCCAACCCTGTCACAACCATGGAACCTGCACCCCCATACTTGGAGGCTTCAACTGTGCCTGCCCTCCAGGTTTTGTGGGTCTGCGCTGTGAGGGGGATGTGGATGAGTGTCTAGACAAGCCTTGTCACCCGACAGGCACCGCGGCCTGCCACTCTCTAGCCAATGCCTTCTACTGCCAGTGTCTACCTGGACATACAG GCCAGTGGTGTGAGGTGGAGATAGACCCCTGCCAGAGCCAGCCCTGCTCCCATGGAGGATCCTGTGAGGTCACCGCAGGACCACCCCGGGGTTTCACCTGCCACTGTCCCCAG GGTTTTGAAGGCCCCACCTGCAGCCACAGAGTTCCTTCCTGCGGCATCTATCACTGTCACCATGGAGGCCTGTGTCTGCCCTCCCCTAAGCCAGGATTCCCACCCCGTTGTGCCTGCCTCAATGGCTTTGAGGGTCCTGACTGCCTGACTCCACCAGCTCCTCAGGGCTGTGGCCCCCCCTCCCCATGCCTACACAATGGCAGCTGCTCAGAGACCCCTGGGTTGGGGGGCCCAGGCTTTCGATGCTCCTGCCCTCCTGACTCTCCGGGGCCCAGATGTCAGAGGCCCGGAGCAAAAGGGTGTGAAGGCAGAAGTGGAGATGGGGCCTGTGACACTGGCTGCAGTGGCCCAGGAGGAAACTGGGATGGTGGGGACTGCTCCCTGGGGGTCCCAGACCCCTGGAAAGGTTGCCCCTCCCATTCCCGGTGCTGGCTTCTCTTCCGGGATGGACAGTGCCACCCACAGTGTGACTCAGAAGAATGTCTGTTTGATGGCTACGACTGCGAGCCCCCTCCATCCTGCAC TCCAGCCTATGACCAGTACTGCCAGGACCACTTCCACAATGGGCACTGTGAGAAAGGCTGCAACACCGCAGAATGTGGCTGGGATGGGGGCGACTGCAGACCTGAAGATGGGGACTTGGAGTGGGGGCCCTCCCTGGCCCTGCTGGTGGTGCTGAGCCCAACTGCCCTGGACCAGCAGCTGCTTGCTCTGGCCCGCGTGCTGTCCCTGACTCTGAGGGTGGGGCTCTGGGTGAGGAAGGATAGTAATGGCAGAGACATGGTGTTCCCCTATCCTGGGGCCCGGGCAGAAGAAGAGCTAAGAGGAACCCATGACCCCTCACATGCAGAGGAAGCGGACCCTGATATGCAGCTCCTAGGCAAGGAGAAGGACTCCCTCGGTGCTGG GTTTGTGGTGGTGATGGGTGTAGATTTGTCCCACTGTGGCCCTGACCACCCAGCATCCCGTTGCCCCTGGGACTCAGGACTCCTGCTTCGCTTCCTTGCAGCAATGGCTGCAGTGGGAGCCCTAGAGCCCCTGCTGCCTGCACCCCTGCTGGCTGCCCACCCTCACACAGGCTCTG CACCCCCCACCAAACAGCTTCCCTGGACCGTGCTATGCTCGCCAGTTGCTGGGGTGCTTCTCCTGGCCCTGGGGGCTCTTCTTGTCCTTCAGCTCATCCGACGTCGACGCCGAGAGCATGGGGCCCTCTGGCTGCCTCCTGGCTTCACTCGAAGGCCTAGAACTCAGCAGACTCCCCGAAGACGCAGGCCCCCACTGGGCGAGGACAGCATTGGCCTCAA GGAACTGAAGCCAGAGGCAGAAGTGGAAGAGGATGGAGTGGTGATGTGCTCAGGCcctgaggaggaagaagaggtgaACCAG GCTGAAGAAATGGCCCCACCCTCCAAGTgccaactgtggccactgagtggTGGCTGTGGGGAGCTCCCTCAGGTGGCCATGCTGACTCCTCCTCAGGAATCAGAGATAGAAGTCTCTGATGTGAATGCCTGTGGACCAG ATGGGGTTACACCCCTGATGTCTGCAGTCTGCTGTGGGAGAGTGGAGTCCAGGACCTTTCAGGGAGCATGGTTGGGAAGTCCTGAGCCCTGGGAACTTCTGCTGGATGGAGGGGCCTGTCCCCAGGCTCACACAGTGGGCACTGGGGAGACCCCTCTGCACCTAGCTGCCCGTTTCTCCAGACCAACTGCTGCCCGCCGCCTCCTTGAGGCTGGAGCCAACCCCAACCAGCCAGACCGGGCAGGGCGTACTCCACTTCATGCTGCTGTAGCTGCTGATGCACGGGAGGTCTGCCAG CTCCtactcggcagcagacagactgcAGTGGACGCACGTACAGAGGACGGGACCACACCCCTGATGCTGGCGGCCAGGCTGGCGGTGGAAGACCTAGTTGAAGAACTGATTGCAGCCCAAGCAGATGTCGGGGCCAGAGataaatggg GAAAAACTGCACTACACTGGGCTGCTGCTGTAAACAACGCCCGAGCCGCCCGCTCCCTTCTACAAGCTGGAGCCGATAAAGATGCCCAGGACAGCAGG GAGCAGACGCCGCTGTTCCTGGCTGCCCGGGAAGGAGCGATGGAGGTAGCCCAGCTTCTGCTGGGACTGGGGGCGGCCCGAGGGCTGCGGGACCAGGCTGGGCTAGCGCCCAGCGACATCGCACGCCAGCGTAACCACTGGGATCTGCTGACGCTACTGGAAGGGGCGGGACCACCAGAGGCACGTCACAAAGCGACGCCGAGCCGCGAGACTGGGGCCTTCCCGCGCGCGCGGACCGCGTCAGGAAGCGTGCCTGCGCATGGGGGCGGCGCCGTCCCGCGCTGCCGGACGCTGTCAGCCGGAGCGGGCCCTCGTGGAGGCGGAGCTTGCCTGCAATCTCGGACTTTGTCCGTAGACTTGGCCGCGCGGGGGGCCAGGGCCTATCCTCATTGCCGAAGTCTGtcgggaggaggagcaggaggaggcccGCCGTCCCGCGGCCGTAGATTTTCTGCAGGCATGCGTGGGTCTCGGCCCAACCCTGCAAAAGTTCGGGGAAAATCAGGAGTTGTGGCCGCACGCGGGGGCAGGACAGTAGCGGATGAATGGCCTTGTGATTGGGTAACCCTGGAGACCTGCGGCCCCTCCCCTAACATTCCGATCCCGCCTCCTTGCCTTACTCCTTCCCCAGAGCGGGGATCCCCTCAAGTTGTCTGGGGTCTCCCAGTTCAGCAAGTCATTCCCTTAAACTCCGAAGGAGAGGGTCAGAAATAG